The Fusarium fujikuroi IMI 58289 draft genome, chromosome FFUJ_chr12 genome includes a window with the following:
- a CDS encoding probable GTP cyclohydrolase I, with product MVSSKKGSVLSKKRAPNDATSPISDNLTRDGRKRRKKQKLNSLGATADSKVSSVLDQYKKSLGPVTGSGDPSTKNIIRQGDSQEQASLRLEKMQGAVRTLLECIGEDPGRDGLLNTPSRYAKALLFFTKGYHANVEDVVNNALFHERHKEMVIMHIGYIPSKTVIGLSKLPRVAEVFSRRLQIQERLTKEVAHAIMAILKPQGVAVIMESSHLCMVMRGVEKTSATTLTSCMLGCFEQKRKTRNEFMHYVGVDR from the exons ATGGTTAGCTCCAAAAAGGGCAGCGTCCTTTCGAAGAAACGGGCCCCCAACGATGCTACTTCCCCAATCAGCGATAATTTAACGCGAGATGGGCGCAAAAGACGGAAAAAACAAAAGCTCAACAGTCTTGGGGCCACAGCTGACAGCAAGGTTTCGAGTGTCCTGGATCAATACAAGAAGTCGCTCGGCCCAGTGACCGGTTCTGGAGATCCTT CGACCAAAAACATAATCCGTCAAGGAGATAGTCAAGAACAGGCTTCCTTACGCCTAGAAAAGATGCAAGGTGCTGTGCGAACTCTGTTAGAGTGCATCGGCGAAGATCCCGGCCGTGACGGCCTTCTGAATACACCTTCGCGTTATGCCAAGGCATTGCTGTTCTTCACCAAAGGTTACCATGCCAATGTGGAAGATGTTGTGAATAACGCGCTATTCCATGAACGCCATAAGGAGATGGTCATT atGCACATCGGTTACATCCCCTCCAAAACCGTTATTGGCCTCTCAAAGCTTCCTCGAGTTGCCGAGGTATTCTCTCGTCGCCTACAGATACAGGAGCGCCTGACGAAGGAGGTCGCTCATGCCATTATGGCCATCCTCAAGCCTCAAGGTGTTGCCGTCATCATGGAGTCTAGCCACTTGTGCATGGTGATGCGTGGCGTTGAGAAGACCAGCGCCACAACTCTGACAAGCTGCATGCTGGGATGTTTCgagcagaagaggaagacacGAAATGAGTTCATGCATTATGTCGGAGTGGACAGATAA